The DNA sequence atgggtatggggggggggtcctctaccacccacaggatgggtaaggggtgcacaataaatgaactattctaaaaaaataattaatacatatatcTATGACACTTTAAGAGGAGCTTATTAAGGGAAAAATACGGAAAAATCGTAAAAtaccgaaatatttgtaaaaatactACGTAATTGtggcaacaccgtggtgcaaaccTATTATTTTTATGATGAAAACTTACGTAATATGGTAAATTTGCAGCCGCAATTGTACAGAATCCGGTGACCCACGGCTCGGGTGCCCGGAAGGGTATTGCGCCATACGTATACATTCTAAACGTAATTTTTGTCGTAATAATGTAGAAAATATCTTCTTATGCATAAATAATACactcattgttgaccaaaccacacactagaaaatgatgggacgacgacgtttcgtcgtctaacaaacgtgacctagcatgaagcttacccttccatttatctttctctaTCCTTCTATTTTTTTAAGTTTTCCTTGTTTTCTCTTATGATCCCTTGCCtattcctattaatatccctttcttattcctattgctaacctcccttcttattgagtgagtataaataggagctgcctcgtatgggccaataggccttctgcagttacttttgttcttattcctattactatctcctttatGACACCTTATCTTTCGTACCTTTGCCTtgctctgcaagggtgccaattttgaaaGAAATCAGTTGACCTCAACCTCACCCACTGGCGGCCAAACTTTAAACTTATTTTACTCAAGTAAATAATATACAACTTAATGGTACCTGGactctttcatttattaatcaatttacataaaaattaCACATTATATGTAAGGTTTAATAAGACACTTTATTCCTATGcccatttattaattttataaatatttataaacatcagTTTGTTGCATATTTctggggggaactttgaaaatttttattattgcactaaacaattttttttaaattgcttatagaaatcctttattatatgatgAAATGATagctgagtgtcatagaaatgattttagttgatacTTGTGTTtgtccagacattttgaaaagctttgaaaatttgttgaataataggtttttatttttttctccatttctatttaggctgcgatgctaaAACTTGGATCAGTTGCAGCGCGTTTCATATGCAACTAGCAAATAAAGATTGAACAAAATTAAATAACGTTTAATTTCCCttaatagtaggcatccttcagtctcgggagactatggagttgcgccctagttgtcaatcctggtgcagcgtctggtgtgactgatgaggccaatccgagagtggcagtccatcccacaccgagcacaaacgaagtccgattctggtctgtcttcctggctaccggctttccttctctgtctctttgcctccgattccttggcaagtgactcctcgaacttggagagacctctttgaacagactgcctccaggctaaaCGGTCTGCAGcctgtgtctcccatatagctagatcgacgtccatggctttcaggtccctcttgcatacgtctttgtaccgtagctggggcttgcctgttggacgctttccctgcatcagctctccgtacaggagatccttggggattctgccgtcgcccattcgcaccacGTGTCCgaaccagcgcattcgtctctgtttcagcattgtgtacatgctggtgattcttcctCTCCcaggacgttgttgtttgtcaccttgtcctgccaggtgatgtccaagatgtgtcgaaggcagcgcatgtggtaggcattcagctgtctttcctgacgggcgcggagtgtccaagactcactgccataaaggagagtgctcaggacacaggctctgtaaacctgaatcttagtatactcagttagcctattgttggcccacactctctttgtcagtctgaacatggtagtagatgccttaccgatgcgtttgtttagctccgtatcaagagagagggagtcagagattgtggagcccaggtacacgaagtcgtgaacgacttccagtttggaatcggagatgccgatgtcaggtggggagtccactccttgccccatgacttgtgttttcttcagactgatggtgagtccgaaagcctgagaggcctcgctgaagcgggttatgagccgttggaggtcttcagctgagtgggcagtgactgctgcgtcgtcggcaaaatggaagtcgcgcagacacctcagccgaaccttcgtcttggctctcagcctggcgaggttaaagagctttccatacaacctggtccggaggtaaatgccttccgtggcagatccgaaggcgtgccgcagcataactgcgaagaaaatcccgaatagggttggagccagtacgcaaccctactttactccacttcggatgtcaaaggcgtctgatgttaggccatctaagaccacggtgcccctcatgttctcatggaaagatctgatgatgctgaggagcctgggtgggcatccgatcttggggaggatcttgaacaggccatcccaccCTATCCCATTGAAAGTCGCACCCTatttcaagaacggcgaagaaggttaggtagagaaatagaaacaattgaactcaagctacacgaatcatacaaaacccaggagaggcaaagagagcaaaaggccatcagtgaaatagagagaaatccgaaatattttttctcctatgcaaaatcaagataaaaaaccacatctagtatcgggcccctgcgaaagggagatggaactttcaccgatgacaacaaagaaatgagcgagctactgaggaagcagtacgactctgttttcagcgagccattaaacgcactaaagattgataacccaaatgaatttttcatggatatgataccaacatcaaatcatatatcagacgtcaccctatccccactggattttgaagaagccataaacagtatgcctatgcactctgccccaggccctgattcttggaactcgatattcatcaagaactgtaaaaaaccactatcgcaggccctccacattctgtggagacaaagcctagatactggcgttattcctgatatactaaaaacagcagagatagcaccacttcataaaggaggaaataaggcagaggcaaaaaattacagaccgatagcactaacatcgcacatcataaaaatttttgagagagtgctaagaagtaagatcacaaaatacatggaatcacagcatctccataaccccggactacATGgtctcagaacagggcgctcttgcctgtcgcagttgctggaccactatgatatggcattagatgctatggaagacaaactaaacgctgatgtaatttacacaaatttcgcaaaagcttttgataaatgtgaccatggtgttattgcacataaaatgcgttcaaaaagaattaccggaaaaaaataggcagatggatctacaatttcctgaccaacagaacccaatgtgtaatagtcaacaaaataaaatccagcccatcaactgtgaagagctcagtcccccagggtactgtgcttgctccagtactttttctcatcctcatatcggacatagacaagaacacaacctatagcactgtatcatcctttgcagatgacactaggatcttcatgagagtaggcaacatagaggacacgcaaacctccagtcagatgtagatcaggtctttctatgggctacagaaaatattatggtgtttaacgaagataagttccagctcatgcgcaatggaaaaaaattaaaatataaaaccggaaaccacatacaaaactcaggcaaatcataacatagaaggaaaaggcaatgtaaaggatctgggtgtactcatgtcggaagaccttacctttaaagaacacaataaagtatccgtcacaactgcaagaaaaatgacaggttggataacaagaactttttacactagagatgctataccgatgatgatacttttcaaaacgcttgtgctctctagagtggagtactgctgcacaatgacagcccctttcaaagctggagaaattgcggacctggagagcgtgcagggatcctttactgctagaatcaactcagtaaaacatctaaactattgggaccgactaaagagcctaaatctgtactcccttgagcgcaggcgggagagatacataataatttacacgtggaaaatattaaaggggctggtcccaaacctgcacacagaaataacatcacatgagacaagaagacatggcaggatgtgcagaatacccccgttgaaaagcagaggtgcaacaggtacgctgagagagaactctatcaacatcagaggctcgagactgttcaacacgcttccgccacacataaggggcataactggcaatcccctcacagtgttcaagagagaactggataagcacctccaaaggatacctgatcaaccaggctgtgactcatacgtcaggctgcgagcagccgcgtccaacagcctggttgatcagtccagcctgatcaaccaggaggttgatcaggaggcctggtcgacgaccgggccgcggagacgctaagccccggaagcacctcaaggtaaggtatccctgctgacgaggtcgaaggccttcgtcagatctatgaaggctacgaagagtggctgcttctgttccctgcagttctcctgcagttgtctgacggaaaagaccatgtcgatggtggacctgccagctctgaatccccattgtgattctggatagactctctctgcaagtacttggaacctcttcaatgcgactcaatTTCCCTTAATAAGCCCCCATAAATTGACtgttttcttgacattgggaaaccttaggaagaCGAGCTGGATCACTGCGAGCAGCAAATTTATGCTTCGAATCTGATTATATATAAAAAGTCATACTGAGGATTTAAATATGAATTGACACATTTATTATTGATCTGTTATATTGATCAtgattagttattattattatttcattgtGTCTATTGTTCTGCTTAGGTTTGTGAGTATGTGCATGCCAGACGCAATGAACGGGAGGTGAGTCATCATTATCAGTATAATTGTGTTAATTAAACTTGATAAATATTTATCAAAACTGCGAGGCGATTGTccgaagattatatttgtattagTATTTGGGTCTCGCACTCAGAGGAGTTTTGAGTTTGTATGAAGCTGCTAACTGCATTTTTTACATGTTGtttattaaatgttttatatttatgcaatatttttcCTTTCTTATCTCTGCTTGCCTAGTGCGATGAGAAATGTATAAGTGTGTTACAATTGCTGATAATCTTCCCCAGAAAAAGAGTGGGACAGATTAGAGAGTTTCAAGAGAGAGGCAGTCTAATACACAAATGGAGATATTAACCAAGGGACAGCCACCCCAACTATGAAAATACAAACGTTTACGAATAATTTTTTAATATGAATTTGATTTCCAAAGAAGATCCAAGTGACGGGCTTTCAAAGGTAGGTCCACCGATGTCCTGGTGAACATTATCTCCAAGTATTCTGTGAGGCTGTAGGTAGGGGTTGATACTAGTGCTCGAGTGAGTGCTTGTCTCTTGCTGTGGTGGAGCGACTAGAAGCAAGGCAGTACAAGCTGGAAGGACTCAGTCTCCAGGTAACAGTAAACTGATCCCTGCGTCTCACCtctccccgtcccccccccccccaccacctacacGCACATTCACcaaaccatttggtcaccataaaAATCTGCGTCACCGTACAGTCTGCGCCCCCGTACAGTCTGCGTCATCTACAGTCTGCGTCACCAACAGTTTGCGTCACCAGCAGTCTGCGTCCCATAGAGTCTACATCACCATACAGTCTGCGTCATCATGCAGTCTGCGTCACCATAGAGTCTGCGTCACCAACAGTCTGCGTCACCAACAGTCTGCGTCACCAACAGTCTGGGTCACCATACAGTCTGCGTCACCAACAGTCTGCGTCACAAACAGTCTGCGTCACCATACAGTCTGCGTCACCAGCAGTCTGCATCACCAACAGTCTGCATCACCAACAGTCTGCGTCACCAACAGTCTGCATCACCAACAGTCTGCGTCACCACACAGTCTGCGTCACCAACAGTCTGCGTCACCAACAGTCTGCGTCACAAACAGTCTGCGTCATCAACAGTCTGCGTCACCATACAGTCTGCGTCACCAGCAGTCTGCGTCACCAACAGTCTCCGTCACCAACAGTCTGCGTCAACAACAGTCTGCGTCCCCAACAGTCTGCGTCACAAACAGTCTGCATCTCCAACAGTCTGCGTCACAATACAGTCTGCGTCACCAACAGTCTGCGTCACCAACAGTCTGCGTCACCATACAGTCTGCGTCACCATACAGTCTGCGTCACCAACAGTCTGCGTCACCAACAGTCTGCGTCACCAACAGTCTGCGTCATCAACAGTCTGCGTCACCATACAGTCTGCGTCACCAGCAGTCTGCATCACCAACAGTCTCCGTCACCAACAGTCTGCGTCACCAACAGTCTGCGTCCCCAACAGTCTGCGTCACAAACAGTCTGCGTCACCAACAGTCTCCGTCACCAACAGTCTGCGTCACCAACAGTCTGCGTCACCAACAGTCTGCGTCACCAACAGTCTGCGTCACCATACAGTCTGCGTCACCATACAGTCTGCGTCACCAACAGTCTGCGTCACCAACAGTCTGCGTCACCAACAGTCTGTGTCACCAACAGTCTGCGTCACCAACAGTCTGCGTCACCAACACTCTCCGTCACCAACAGTCTGCGTCACCAACAGTCTGCGTCACCAACAGTCTGCGTCCCATACAGTCTGCGTCACCAACAGTCAGCGTCACCATACAGTCAGCGTCACCAACAGTCTGCGTCACCATACAGTCTGCGTCACCAACAGTCTGCGTCACCAACAGTCTGCGTCACCATACAGTCTGCGTCACCATACAGTCTGCGTCACCAACAGTCTGCGTCACCAACAGTCTGCGTCACCGTATAATCTGCGTCACCAACAGTCTGTGTCACCAACAGTTTGCGTCACCAACAGTCTGCATCACCAACAGTCTGCATCACCAACAGTCTGCGTCACCAACAGTCTACGTCACCAACAGTCTGCGTCACCAACAATCTGCATCACCAACAGTCTGCGTCACCAACAGTCTGCGTCACCAACAGTCTGCGTCACCAACAGTCTGCGTCACCAACAGTCTGCGTCACCAACAGTCTGCGTCACCAACAGTCTGCGTCACCAACAATCTGCGTCACCAACAGTCTGCGTCACCAACAGTCTGCGTCACCAACAGTCTGCGTCACCAACAGTCTGCGTCACCAACAATCTGCATCACCAACAGTCTGCGTCACCAACAGTCTGCGTCACCAACAGTCTGCGTCACCGTATAATATGCGTCACCAACAGTCTGCGTCACCAACAGTCTGTGTCACCAACAGTCTGCGTCACCAGCAGTCTGCATCACCAACAGTCTGCGTCACCAACAGTCTGCGTCACCATACAGTCTGCGTCACCAACAGTCTGCATCACCAACAGTCTGCGTCACCAACAGCCTGCGTCACCAACAGCCTGCGTCACCAACAGTCTGCGTCACCAACAGCCTGCGTCACCAACAGTCTGCGTCACCAACAGCCTGCGTCACCAACAGCCTGCGTCACCAACAGTCTGCGTCACCAACAGCCTGCGTCACCAACAATCTGCATCACCAACAGTCTGCGTCACCAACAGTCTGCGTCACCAGCAGTCTGCATCACCAACAGTCTGCGTCACCAACAGTCTGCGTCACCAACAGTCTGCGTCACCAAGTCTGCGTCACCAACAGTCTGCGTCATCATAGTCTGCGTCACCAACAGTCTGCGTCACCATACAGTCTGCGTCACCATACAGTCTGCGTCACCAACAGTCTGCGTCACTAACAGTCTGCGTCACCATACAGTCTGCGTCACCATACAGTCTGCGTCACCAACAGTCTGCATCACCATACTGTCTGCGTCACCATACAGTTTGCGTCACCATACAGTCTGCGTCACCATACAGTCTGCGTCACCAACAGTCTGCGTCACCATACAGTCTGCGTCACCATACAGTCTGCGTCACCAACAGTCTGCATCACCATACAGTCTGCGTCACCAACAGTCTGCGTCACCAACAATCTGCGTCACCAACAGTCGGAGTCACCAACAGTCTGCGTCACCAACAGTCTGCGTCACCAACAGTCTGTGTCACCAACAGTCGGAGTCACCAACAGTCTGCGTCACCAACAGTCTGCTTCACCAACAGTCTGCTTCACCATACATTCTGCGTCACTAACAGTCTGCATCACCAACAATCTGCGTCACCAACAGTCTGCGTCACCAACAGTCTGCGTCACCAACAGTCTGCGTCACCAACAGTCTGCTTCACCATACATTCTGCGTCACTAACAGTCTGCATCACCAACAATCTGCGTCACCAACAGTCTGCGTCACCAACAGTCTGCGTCACCAACAGCCTGCATCACCAACAGTCTGCATCGCCAACAGTCTGCGTCACCAACAGCCTGCGTCACCAACAGTCTGCATCACCAACATTCTGCATCACCAACAGTCTGCGTCACCAACAGTCTGCGTCACCAACAGTCTGCATCACTAACAGTCTGCGTCACCAACAGTCTGCATCACTAACAGTCTGCATCACCAACAGTCTGCGTTACCAACAGTCTGCATCACTAACAGTCTGCGTCACCAACAGTCTGCATCACTAACAGTCTGCGTCACCAACAGTCTGCGTCACCAACAGTCTGCGTCACCAACAGTCTGCATCACCAACAGTCTGCGTCACTAACAGTCTGCATCACCAACAGTCTGCATCACTAACAGTCTGCGTCACCAACAGTCTGCGTCACTAACAGTCTGCATCACCAACAGTCTGCGTCAACAACAGTGCGTCACCAACAATCTGCGTCACTAACAGTCTGCGTCACCAACAGTCTGCGTTACTAACAGTCTGCATCACCAACAGTCTGCGTCAACAACAGTCTGCGTCACCAACAGTCTGCGTCACCAACAGTCTGCGTCACCAACAGTCTGCATCACTAACAGTCTGCGTCACCAACAGTCTGCGTCAACAACAGTCTGCATCACCAACAGTCTGCGTCACCAACAGTCTGCATCACCAACAGTCTGCGTCACCAACAGTCTGCGTCACCAACAGTCTGCGTCACCAACAGTCTGCATCACTAACAGTCTGCGTCACTAACAGTCTGCATCACCAACAGTCTGCGTCAACAACAGTGCGTCACTATCCAGCAAGTTGTTAAGTCAAGACAAAAATGCAAAACAATTCGCTCGTTGCTAAATTTTGACATTAAACAATATACAGTGGGAAAGGACAAATTATATTTAACTCTCCAAATTGTGAATAAGTTAATTAAGAAGCAGTTTGTAGGATGAATGAAAAAAAATTACTGACTTATTTATGCAGTTCCGAAAGTTGAATTGAAAGTAATATTTAATTCTGAGAGTTCTGTGATTTTTATAATGGAACAGCtttaagtctctctctctctctctctctctctctctctctctctctctctctctctctctctctctctctctctctctctctctctctctctctctctctctctctctctctctctctctctctgtccgtgtgtgtgtgtgtgtgtgtgtgtgtgtgtgtgtgtgtgtgtgtgtgtgtgtgtgtgtgtgtgtgtgtgtgtgtgtgtgggggttatcttgagatgtgtgtgtgtgtgtgtctgtctgtctgtctgtctgtctctctcacacttATTTGGTATTAGGTAAAATTTGCATGGTGTTCTCCTCCCGATGACAGCACGAGGGGTTTCACTCCCAGCGGCACACCAGTGTTCATAAGGCAAGACCTGGATAGTGTCGAGGTCACCATTTGTGTTACGAAAATGACGACAATAACATCATGTGACGCATGATGACAAAGTTAGTGTGCTGTGGTACTGGTGTCAGCTGTTTGTTGTTCTGCACAATGTGTCTAGTTTATTATTTATGAAAATAATTTTGTGAATGGAATTATGTTTGGGAGTTATTACAATtcatgtaagttaggttagggtaggtaaggtTTTGGTTGGATTTCAGTGATATCAGAAAGCTCTAGTTCCTCGCTGCGGTAGTGGTCCACTATGATTAATGTTCTGCTTGTTGGGTCGTATATGG is a window from the Procambarus clarkii isolate CNS0578487 chromosome 48, FALCON_Pclarkii_2.0, whole genome shotgun sequence genome containing:
- the LOC138351144 gene encoding streptococcal hemagglutinin-like, whose translation is METSSSAGHSCFGVTERFRTAPVPVCAPVQSASSTVCVTNSLRHQQSASHRVYITIQSASSCSLRHHRVCVTNSLRHQQSASPTVWVTIQSASPTVCVTNSLRHHTVCVTSSLHHQQSASPTVCVTNSLHHQQSASPHSLRHQQSASPTVCVTNSLRHQQSASPYSLRHQQSASPTVSVTNSLRQQQSASPTVCVTNSLHLQQSASQYSLRHQQSASPTVCVTIQSASPYSLRHQQSASPTVCVTNSLRHQQSASPYSLRHQQSASPTVSVTNSLRHQQSASPTVCVTNSLRHQQSPSPTVCVTNSLRHQQSASPTVCVTIQSASPYSLRHQQSASPTVCVTNSLCHQQSASPTVCVTNTLRHQQSASPTVCVTNSLRPIQSASPTVSVTIQSASPTVCVTIQSASPTVCVTNSLRHHTVCVTIQSASPTVCVTNSLRHRIICVTNSLCHQQFASPTVCITNSLHHQQSASPTVYVTNSLRHQQSASPTVCVTNSLRHQQSASPTVCVTNSLRHQQSASPTVCVTNNLRHQQSASPTVCVTNSLRHQQSASPTICITNSLRHQQSASPTVCVTV
- the LOC138351145 gene encoding streptococcal hemagglutinin-like, producing the protein MRHQQSASPTVCVTNSLRHQQSASPTVCVTNSLRHHTVCVTNSLHHQQSASPTACVTNSLRHQQSASPTACVTNSLRHQQPASPTACVTNSLRHQQPASPTICITNSLRHQQSASPAVCITNSLRHQQSASPTVCVTKSASPTVCVIIVCVTNSLRHHTVCVTIQSASPTVCVTNSLRHHTVCVTIQSASPTVCITILSASPYSLRHHTVCVTIQSASPTVCVTIQSASPYSLRHQQSASPYSLRHQQSASPTICVTNSRSHQQSASPTVCVTNSLCHQQSESPTVCVTNSLLHQQSASPYILRH